A genomic stretch from Pristiophorus japonicus isolate sPriJap1 chromosome 6, sPriJap1.hap1, whole genome shotgun sequence includes:
- the LOC139266247 gene encoding histone-like protein HC2 → MVSRSVASRSVVSRSVVSRNVASRSVVSRSVVSRSVVSRSVVSRSVVSHSMVSRSVVSRSVASRSVTSRSVVSRSVVSRSVVSRSVASRVGSGACVLRWKMYRDVCTCAVESAGDVRA, encoded by the coding sequence ATGGTCagtcgcagcgtggccagtcgcagcGTGGTCAGTCGCAGCGTGGTCAGTCGCAACGTGGCCAGTCGCAGCGTGGTCAGTCGCAGCGTGGTCAGTCGCAGCGTGGTCAGTCGCAGCGTGGTCAGTCGCAGTGTGGTCAGTCACAGCATGGTCAGTCGCAGCGTGGTCagtcgcagcgtggccagtcgcagtGTGACCAGTCGCAGTGTGGTCAGTCGCAGCGTGGTCAGTCGCAGCGTGGTCagtcgcagcgtggccagtcgagtcgggagtGGAGCTTGCGTTCTACGCTGGAAAATgtaccgggacgtctgcacatgcgcagtggagtccgctggtgatgtccgcgcatga